Genomic segment of Rhodocaloribacter litoris:
AGGACGGCGAGTACCGCGTGCTCGACCCCGAGAGCAACCTGGGGGACGAGGTGGCCTATGCCGTGCGCTCGGTGGACGTGGAGGGGGGCAAGAGCGGCTGGACCAACCTGACCGTGCACGAGACGCAGGCCCCGCCGGCCGAGCGCCTGGGCAAGGTCTACGTGGTGCCGAACCCCCTGGTCGTCACGAGCGGCCTCTCCGGCGCGGACCGCGGCGGCGACATCGCGGACCGGATCCAGTTCATGGGCCTCACGAGCCGGTGCACGATCCGCATCTTCTCCTATACCGGCCAGCTCATCCAGACGATCGAGCACGACCGGGCCTCCTTCGGCAATCCCTGGTACCAGCTTTCCTTCAACAACCAGGTCATCGCCTCGGGCATCTACTACTTCGTCGTGGAGGATCACGCCACGGGGGAAAGGGCGACCGGCAAGTTTGTCGTCATTCACTGATAGCTATGGGCAGAACGGCGATGTGCACGAAAATGAAAGCCCTTCTGGGAGTCGTCGCGCTCCTCTTGCCGTGTGCGGGAACGGGGATGGCCCAGAAGGTGGGCAGCACCTCGATGCAGTTTCTGAAGGTCCTGCCTTCGGCCCGAGCGGCCGCCCTGGGCGAGGCCTACAGCGTCTGGGCCGCCGGGGCAGAGGCGGTCTTCTGGAACCCGGCCGGCCTGGCCCGCTCGCAGCGGCATGAGGTTTCGCTGACCTATACGGACTGGCTGTTCGATGCCCGGCAGGGGGCCTTCTCCTACGCACACCACCTCGGCTCACTGGGGGCCGTCGGGTTCCAGGTGCAGTACGTGGATTTCGGGGTGTTCGAGGAGACGACGAACGAGCGGCCCCACATCAGCAACCCCGATCAGCCCGGCATGACGGGGCGGACGTTCCGGCCTTTCAGCTACGTGGTCGGCCTCACCTATGCCCGCCACCTCACCGACCGCTTCGCCCTCGGCTTCGGGGCGAAATACGCCCACGAGTCGCTCTTCGACGGGGGAGCCGTGCGGGCTCAGATCCGGCAGAACGTGTTCGACGAAGTGGATACCCGGGCCTCGGCGGTCCTGTTCGACTTCGGCATCCGGTATGAGACGGGCTTCCGGTCGGTGCAGATCGCTTCGGCCGTGCAGAACTTCGGCCCCGACGTGCGCTATGCGGTCGAGTCGTATCCCGTTCCGCTGCTGTTTCGGGTGGGGATCGCGGCCGACCTGGTCGGGCCGGACGGGCTGCTGGCCGGGGGACGGGAGGACAGCCAGATCCGGGCCGCATTCGACCTCTTTCATCCCAACGACTATGCGCAGCAGATGCATTTCGGGATGGAATACGAGTTCATGCACCTGCTCTCCCTGCGGGCGGGATACAAGTTTTTCT
This window contains:
- a CDS encoding PorV/PorQ family protein — its product is MKALLGVVALLLPCAGTGMAQKVGSTSMQFLKVLPSARAAALGEAYSVWAAGAEAVFWNPAGLARSQRHEVSLTYTDWLFDARQGAFSYAHHLGSLGAVGFQVQYVDFGVFEETTNERPHISNPDQPGMTGRTFRPFSYVVGLTYARHLTDRFALGFGAKYAHESLFDGGAVRAQIRQNVFDEVDTRASAVLFDFGIRYETGFRSVQIASAVQNFGPDVRYAVESYPVPLLFRVGIAADLVGPDGLLAGGREDSQIRAAFDLFHPNDYAQQMHFGMEYEFMHLLSLRAGYKFFYDADGLTLGAGLRYALGAAGVAIDYSYGSMGDYLSGVQRFSLMIVIP